The following proteins come from a genomic window of Nitrosopumilaceae archaeon AB1(1):
- a CDS encoding cation:proton antiporter encodes MQNFLLQTQSEISSTVTSVFGNIVEQLQPELPHTGFVTNLAVIMIVAAITTLAFFKIRQPLIIGYLFAGMIIGPLSPLWSWLIPNSENLSTEGVGFLTDISAMNLFAEIGVILLLFVIGIEFPYAKIKSIGRMAVGVGTIGLFSTLGAVFYVATLLGLGFMDALFIGAALSISSTAIIVKLLEESGRIKKESSIMILGVLIIEDIIAVILISSLQSFALVGSVAIESVAVVIIIAASLIIGTFTIGTKIIPRLIDRVASAENREILLLSVLGVCFGYALLANIVGLSVAIGAFLAGVLVAESRSAEVAKVLSSPIKDMFVAIFFISVGALMDISQIYDYIVIAIILIAVTIAVKFGGSLCGNLIFGRERSKAMHSAFVLSAPRGEFSIVIIKAGIDIGAISAFLFPLIGVITIITSFITPLIFKLADKAIPKITGVENE; translated from the coding sequence ATGCAAAATTTTCTACTGCAAACACAAAGTGAAATTTCCAGTACAGTTACCTCAGTGTTTGGCAATATAGTAGAACAGTTGCAGCCAGAGTTACCCCACACAGGATTTGTAACAAATCTAGCAGTAATTATGATAGTTGCAGCAATCACTACATTAGCATTTTTTAAAATTAGACAGCCATTGATAATTGGGTATTTGTTTGCAGGTATGATCATCGGCCCCCTATCTCCATTATGGTCGTGGTTAATACCAAATAGCGAAAATTTATCTACAGAAGGAGTAGGATTTTTGACAGATATTTCTGCCATGAATTTATTTGCAGAAATTGGCGTTATATTATTATTATTTGTAATCGGAATTGAGTTTCCTTATGCAAAAATTAAATCCATTGGAAGAATGGCAGTCGGTGTTGGAACAATAGGTCTATTTTCAACATTAGGCGCAGTGTTTTATGTTGCAACTCTACTTGGATTAGGATTTATGGATGCATTATTCATTGGTGCGGCGCTGTCAATTAGTAGTACTGCCATAATTGTAAAATTATTAGAAGAAAGTGGAAGAATAAAAAAAGAGTCATCTATAATGATACTAGGAGTTTTAATAATTGAAGATATAATCGCAGTAATTTTGATTTCATCATTACAATCATTTGCTCTAGTAGGCTCTGTGGCAATTGAGAGCGTAGCTGTTGTGATAATCATAGCGGCAAGTCTAATTATAGGAACATTCACCATAGGAACCAAAATAATTCCACGATTAATAGACAGAGTTGCTAGTGCAGAGAATCGTGAGATATTGTTGCTAAGCGTATTAGGAGTGTGTTTCGGTTATGCACTATTAGCAAATATTGTAGGATTATCAGTTGCCATAGGTGCGTTTCTAGCAGGCGTACTTGTTGCAGAATCCCGATCTGCAGAAGTTGCAAAAGTGCTATCTAGTCCAATCAAAGATATGTTTGTGGCAATATTTTTCATATCCGTAGGTGCACTTATGGATATAAGTCAGATATATGATTATATCGTAATTGCGATTATTCTCATTGCAGTTACAATTGCAGTAAAATTTGGAGGAAGTTTGTGTGGGAATTTAATATTTGGTCGAGAGCGTTCCAAGGCTATGCATTCAGCGTTTGTTTTATCTGCGCCAAGAGGAGAATTCTCTATTGTAATAATTAAAGCAGGTATAGACATCGGTGCAATCAGTGCGTTTCTATTCCCACTAATCGGCGTGATAACAATAATCACATCATTTATCACTCCACTAATATTCAAACTTGCAGATAAAGCCATACCAAAAATTACAGGAGTGGAAAATGAATGA
- a CDS encoding SIMPL domain-containing protein, with amino-acid sequence MIGTATTEIKPDRLFITLGVETIDTTSTDALNQNNKQMESTINAIKEIGIQESEFSTSQFNIYPKYDYDQRIGDSILIGYKVTNTIQIDTEKTHLVSEIIDVAVDAGANNFKQLSFGISPQVVADIQYDLISEAALDAKRKGSKIAQSLGVDIIGVKYASLYQDVPYQNPSVFYAEARSATPIFSDNQEIIVSINVIFLTEKWPVNYQK; translated from the coding sequence GTGATCGGAACTGCTACAACAGAAATTAAACCAGATAGATTATTCATAACATTGGGTGTTGAGACAATCGATACGACATCTACAGATGCATTAAATCAAAATAATAAACAAATGGAATCAACTATAAACGCAATAAAAGAAATAGGAATTCAAGAAAGCGAGTTTAGTACATCACAGTTCAACATATACCCAAAATATGATTATGATCAAAGAATTGGAGACAGTATATTGATTGGATATAAAGTTACGAATACCATACAAATTGATACAGAAAAGACACATCTAGTCTCAGAGATAATAGATGTGGCAGTAGATGCAGGAGCAAATAATTTTAAACAATTATCATTTGGTATATCACCTCAAGTAGTAGCCGATATACAATATGATCTTATTTCAGAGGCGGCATTAGACGCAAAACGAAAAGGATCTAAAATTGCTCAATCACTAGGTGTAGATATTATAGGTGTAAAATATGCTTCACTATATCAAGATGTACCTTATCAAAATCCAAGTGTATTTTATGCTGAGGCACGTAGTGCCACACCAATATTTTCAGATAATCAAGAAATCATAGTTAGCATAAACGTAATATTTTTGACAGAAAAGTGGCCAGTGAACTATCAAAAGTGA
- the endA gene encoding tRNA-intron lyase, which yields MQSEDSKVNGILKNNKIIISDIEMQKNLQQRGFGKIIDGKIFKLEVYEALYLIYRKTLKVTSRNVEINFDSMMKKCVSDDKEILIKFLIYRDLRTRGYIVQDGFGAGIDFRVYEQGEMGKSSSKYVVFAFSEGSQEKIGILKDKIKNITQMGKEAIIAMIDRRGELIYYKVSPMNFHHNK from the coding sequence ATGCAGTCAGAAGACTCGAAAGTAAATGGTATCTTGAAGAATAACAAAATTATAATTAGTGATATAGAGATGCAGAAGAATTTACAACAACGTGGTTTTGGTAAAATTATTGATGGAAAAATATTCAAATTGGAAGTATATGAGGCACTATATCTGATATATAGAAAAACATTAAAAGTTACATCACGTAATGTAGAAATCAATTTTGATTCTATGATGAAAAAATGTGTTAGTGACGATAAAGAAATATTGATTAAATTCTTAATTTACAGAGATCTACGTACACGTGGATATATAGTACAAGATGGTTTTGGGGCAGGAATTGATTTTCGTGTGTATGAGCAAGGTGAGATGGGGAAATCTTCATCAAAATATGTGGTATTTGCTTTCAGCGAAGGATCTCAAGAAAAAATTGGTATATTAAAAGATAAAATTAAAAACATAACTCAGATGGGAAAAGAGGCCATAATAGCTATGATAGACAGGAGAGGAGAATTGATTTATTACAAAGTGTCACCTATGAATTTCCATCACAATAAATAA
- a CDS encoding metal ABC transporter permease, whose protein sequence is MLDILGYEFMQKGLITGVIIAMTCSFVGTFLVLRRYSLFGDGIAHVAFGGIAVGLFTGIFPFWTAFVVAIAGALGLQTLKQNANISGDAAVAIILTAGISIGIVLISASVGFTVDLFSFLFGNILLIGLDEMAFIIITCATAFIILLVIYRPLLHLTFNEEQAKVSGINTVFLNYLFVVLAAVIVVASMKLVGILLISALIVIPNITAMMFAKNFKMTVLISMSIAVATVVVGLIASYYLSLAPSGTIVMCVLGVFLTALILKSRRVFEKNTVQNSIKTEEIID, encoded by the coding sequence ATGTTAGACATACTCGGTTATGAATTCATGCAAAAAGGATTGATAACTGGTGTGATAATAGCCATGACTTGCTCATTTGTTGGAACATTTCTAGTATTAAGACGATATTCTCTATTCGGAGACGGCATAGCTCACGTCGCATTTGGAGGAATTGCAGTCGGATTATTTACAGGAATATTTCCGTTTTGGACTGCGTTTGTAGTGGCGATCGCCGGAGCTTTAGGATTACAGACACTAAAACAAAATGCAAACATATCCGGTGATGCTGCAGTAGCAATCATACTTACTGCAGGCATATCAATTGGAATTGTATTGATAAGTGCATCAGTTGGCTTTACAGTAGATTTATTCAGTTTTCTGTTTGGTAATATTTTATTAATTGGGTTAGATGAAATGGCATTTATAATTATTACATGTGCAACTGCGTTTATTATTTTACTAGTTATTTATCGACCTTTATTACATCTTACATTTAATGAAGAACAGGCCAAGGTATCTGGTATCAATACAGTATTTTTAAATTATCTGTTTGTTGTACTAGCAGCAGTTATTGTAGTGGCATCTATGAAATTGGTAGGAATATTATTAATATCAGCACTAATTGTAATTCCAAATATTACAGCAATGATGTTTGCAAAAAATTTCAAAATGACAGTATTGATATCAATGAGTATTGCAGTGGCAACTGTAGTAGTAGGGCTAATAGCATCATATTATCTAAGCTTGGCTCCATCAGGAACTATAGTGATGTGTGTACTGGGAGTATTTTTAACGGCACTAATATTAAAATCTAGAAGGGTTTTTGAGAAAAATACAGTACAAAATAGTATAAAGACAGAAGAGATAATTGATTAA
- a CDS encoding 50S ribosomal protein L16: MHGANYRRGNGQVYSRRKYIKGKPQIKIAKFTGGNSKGTFEYCVQLLINEQLQIRHMAIESTRLAANKTLEKTTGEQGYFSKLRIYPHVLLRENKMIATAGADRLQEGMRRAFGKAVSLGARVNRGQCIMEMYVKKEHVDAARKALTGACVKLPGTPTIKIFEVPVKN, encoded by the coding sequence ATGCACGGAGCAAATTATCGAAGAGGTAACGGCCAAGTTTATTCAAGACGCAAGTATATAAAAGGAAAACCACAAATTAAAATTGCAAAATTTACTGGTGGGAATAGTAAAGGTACATTTGAATATTGTGTACAATTATTAATCAATGAACAATTACAAATTCGTCATATGGCTATAGAATCTACTAGACTTGCTGCAAATAAGACGTTGGAGAAAACTACTGGAGAACAAGGTTATTTTTCTAAATTACGAATCTATCCACATGTATTGTTGCGTGAAAATAAGATGATTGCAACTGCCGGTGCAGATAGATTACAGGAAGGTATGAGACGTGCGTTTGGCAAAGCTGTAAGTTTAGGGGCTCGTGTTAATCGTGGTCAATGTATTATGGAAATGTATGTCAAAAAAGAACATGTAGACGCTGCAAGAAAAGCACTCACTGGTGCTTGTGTAAAACTTCCTGGAACCCCAACAATCAAGATATTTGAAGTACCTGTAAAGAACTAG
- a CDS encoding metal ABC transporter ATP-binding protein has protein sequence MLDINNLTVMFGNRVAVQDINISVKKGDILGIVGPNGAGKTTLFRAILGLQRQNKGTVKLFGYEKNRLSLLPLISYVPQNISFEQNFPATVSDVVRMGMIEKRYMSKAVKLIEKHDFEWKKIYGNLHTDKERILETLKITGISNLKDQRIGDISGGEMQRVLIAKALIKDPLLLILDEPVTSVDVDAQIKFYDIITRINKENDITVVWSSHDLDALSKYATRIACMSTKLFFHGSKKKFFSDSKLLGMYSESTMQSHLHSHKGEEGC, from the coding sequence ATGTTGGATATTAATAATCTCACAGTTATGTTTGGTAACAGAGTAGCCGTACAAGATATCAACATTAGTGTGAAAAAGGGAGACATACTAGGAATTGTCGGTCCAAATGGTGCAGGCAAGACAACTCTGTTTCGTGCCATATTAGGACTACAGAGACAAAACAAAGGAACTGTGAAATTGTTCGGATATGAAAAAAACAGATTATCACTACTGCCACTAATTAGTTATGTACCACAAAATATTTCATTTGAGCAAAATTTTCCTGCAACTGTTTCAGATGTAGTAAGGATGGGAATGATAGAAAAAAGATACATGAGTAAAGCAGTAAAATTGATAGAAAAACATGATTTTGAGTGGAAGAAGATTTATGGTAATTTACATACAGACAAGGAAAGAATTCTAGAGACATTAAAAATAACAGGAATTAGTAATTTGAAGGATCAGAGAATAGGAGATATATCAGGAGGCGAAATGCAACGAGTGTTAATTGCAAAAGCATTAATCAAAGATCCATTATTATTAATTTTAGATGAACCAGTTACAAGTGTAGATGTTGATGCACAGATTAAATTCTATGATATTATAACTCGCATAAATAAAGAAAACGACATAACAGTTGTGTGGTCATCACACGACTTGGACGCATTATCTAAATATGCCACAAGGATTGCATGCATGAGTACAAAACTATTCTTTCATGGTAGTAAGAAAAAATTTTTTTCGGATTCAAAATTACTTGGAATGTATTCAGAGTCCACAATGCAATCACATTTGCATAGTCACAAGGGGGAAGAGGGATGTTAG
- a CDS encoding phosphatase PAP2 family protein produces the protein MQNWIFDIRSRLFVLLSFGFLILTTFVYFGFFDQFDQASITYFQNFFGNDILDGFMLLVTEIGTIYYMLGFSIVLLIIRRTRRIGAVLLILMVSTTIVTGYIKCGVDRDRPSEEFAENPFQMTPSRDTFSLFCGSGADASFPSGHAARAMALAVVLGYIASKYFPRGSYLILIYPILMSISRVYISQHYPTDVIGGMIIGMLLAGVISYKAKL, from the coding sequence ATGCAAAATTGGATTTTTGATATACGTTCTAGACTATTCGTTCTTCTCAGTTTTGGGTTTTTGATTCTTACAACTTTTGTGTATTTTGGATTTTTTGATCAATTTGATCAAGCTTCAATAACTTATTTTCAAAATTTTTTTGGTAATGACATCCTAGACGGATTCATGTTGCTTGTAACTGAAATTGGTACGATATACTACATGTTGGGATTCAGTATAGTTCTCTTAATAATACGACGAACTAGACGAATTGGAGCTGTGCTTTTAATATTAATGGTTTCAACTACAATTGTAACTGGTTACATAAAATGCGGTGTCGATAGAGATCGTCCTAGTGAAGAATTCGCTGAAAATCCATTTCAAATGACTCCTTCACGTGATACTTTTTCATTATTTTGTGGTAGTGGTGCAGACGCATCCTTCCCATCTGGTCACGCCGCACGTGCTATGGCTTTGGCAGTTGTTTTAGGATACATCGCATCAAAATATTTCCCACGTGGTTCATACTTGATTCTAATTTATCCAATTTTAATGTCAATCAGTAGAGTCTACATCTCGCAACATTATCCTACTGATGTCATTGGCGGCATGATTATAGGTATGCTGCTTGCAGGGGTAATCTCTTACAAAGCCAAACTCTAG
- a CDS encoding DNA repair helicase produces the protein MGLRDLNLKNEYRSDKNNLVDEFFIPCLDTCTKFDRAVEFIQVTRFASYYFNNKNVKNRPTIRLVTGHRMSTKNLNALVKIISQDRSKSLHAKIPFPLHSKLSQNEKPVQDMLKTGKLRIKIAIPDSDEVYETFGEKIGIFRDDTDVVAFTGTSNRIFDPSHHDFESLDVFTSWDDKTRVQTKIDNFENLWANQTRYITVFDIVDAIEQNKLQYSQEWLTNNY, from the coding sequence TTGGGTCTACGTGATCTTAACCTCAAGAATGAATATAGATCAGACAAGAATAATCTTGTCGATGAGTTTTTTATTCCTTGTTTGGATACTTGCACTAAATTTGATAGAGCTGTAGAATTTATTCAAGTCACCCGCTTTGCTTCATATTATTTTAATAATAAAAATGTAAAAAATCGTCCAACTATTCGTCTTGTAACCGGACACCGTATGAGTACAAAAAATCTTAACGCTCTGGTAAAAATCATATCTCAAGATCGTTCTAAATCCTTACATGCTAAAATTCCTTTTCCATTGCATTCTAAACTTAGTCAAAATGAAAAGCCAGTACAAGATATGCTCAAAACTGGCAAACTACGTATAAAAATCGCTATACCTGACTCTGATGAGGTGTATGAAACATTTGGAGAAAAAATTGGAATTTTTCGTGATGATACTGATGTGGTGGCCTTTACAGGAACATCTAATCGTATATTTGACCCATCACACCACGATTTTGAATCCCTTGATGTGTTTACATCTTGGGATGATAAAACTAGGGTTCAAACTAAAATTGATAATTTTGAAAATTTATGGGCCAATCAAACACGATACATTACTGTATTTGATATAGTAGATGCCATCGAACAAAATAAACTTCAATATTCTCAAGAATGGCTTACTAATAATTATTAA